From the genome of Vicia villosa cultivar HV-30 ecotype Madison, WI linkage group LG2, Vvil1.0, whole genome shotgun sequence, one region includes:
- the LOC131646827 gene encoding cytochrome P450 71D8-like codes for MELHISFVIVPFFLLFLFHLLSKYFNPKTNKLPPGPKKFPLIGNLHQLAMSKKLPHHALGDLAHKYGPLMHLQLGEVSTIIVSSPKFAKEVMKTHDLVFANRPKLLSSEIMAYGSKDIVFSPYGDFWRQLRKICVLELLSTKRVQSFSYIREDESTKMIQLIQSSANSTINLTSRILSMVSNAIARAAFGEKSQDQEEFVVLVKKVIDLTSGLDIDDLFPSIKPLHMLTGMRSKLEKFHKRVDTITENIVRQHQEKRSGKEDNNIDVENEDLVDVLLRVQQSGNLDVEITTNNIKAVIWDIFVAGTDTTATTILWTMSELMKHTSVRKKVQDELREVCKGKETIHDSDLQDLSYLKLVMKEALRLHPPSPLLVPRESSELTIIDGYEIPKNTKLIINAWAVARDPEYWNDAEMFIPERFNDNLVDFKGNNFEFIPFGAGRRMCPGISFGLASVMLPLALLLYHFDWELPNGMKPENLDMTEHFGMAVGRESDLCLIPSVYVI; via the exons ATGGAGCTTCATATTTCCTTCGTTATTGTTCCCTTTTTTCTATTGTTCCTATTTCATTTGCTATCAAAATATTTCAACCCAAAAACAAACAAATTGCCACCTGGTCcaaagaaatttcctttgattGGTAACCTTCATCAACTAGCCATGTCTAAGAAACTTCCACATCATGCTCTAGGAGACCTTGCTCATAAATATGGACCTCTAATGCACCTTCAACTTGGTGAAGTTTCTACTATAATTGTATCATCTCCAAAATTTGCAAAAGAAGTAATGAAAACACATGATCTTGTTTTTGCCAACAGGCCAAAACTTCTTTCTTCTGAAATTATGGCTTATGGCTCAAAAGATATTGTGTTTTCTCCATACGGTGATTTTTGGAGACAATTGAGGAAAATATGTGTCTTAGAGCTTCTAAGTACTAAAAGGGTTCAATCTTTTTCTTATATTAGAGAAGATGAGTCTACAAAGATGATACAATTGATTCAATCATCAGCAAACTCAACAATTAATCTCACTAGTAGAATTTTATCGATGGTGAGTAACGCTATTGCAAGGGCGGCGTTTGGTGAAAAATCACAAGATCAAGAGGAATTTGTTGTATTGGTTAAAAAGGTTATAGATTTGACTAGCGGACTTGATATTGATGATTTGTTTCCTTCAATTAAACCATTACATATGTTAACTGGGATGAGATCTAAATTGGAGAAATTTCACAAGCGCGTAGACACTATCACAGAAAACATTGTTAGACAACATCAAGAAAAGCGATCAGGAAAAGAAGACAACAATATTGATGTTGAGAATGAAGATCTTGTCGATGTTCTTTTGAGAGTACAACAAAGTGGTAACCTTGATGTCGAAATAACAACCAACAATATCAAAGCTGTGATTTGG GATATATTTGTTGCTGGAACTGATACAACTGCAACAACAATATTATGGACTATGTCAGAACTGATGAAACACACTAGTGTAAGGAAAAAAGTACAAGATGAATTAAGAGAAGTATGCAAAGGAAAAGAAACAATACATGATTCTGATCTACAAGACTTATCATATTTAAAGTTAGTAATGAAAGAAGCATTGAGGTTACACCCACCTTCTCCATTATTGGTCCCTAGAGAAAGCAGTGAATTAACCATCATTGATGGATATGAAATACCAAAAAATACTAAACTTATTATCAATGCATGGGCTGTGGCAAGGGATCCTGAATATTGGAACGATGCTGAGATGTTTATTCCAGAGAGATTTAATGATAATTTAGTTGATTTTAAagggaataattttgaatttattccTTTTGGAGCTGGAAGAAGAATGTGTCCCGGTATATCATTTGGTTTGGCTAGTGTTATGCTTCCTTTGGCTTTATTGCTTTATCATTTTGATTGGGAGCTTCCAAATGGGATGAAACCTGAAAATTTGGATATGACTGAACATTTTGGAATGGCGGTTGGAAGGGAGAGTGACTTGTGTTTGATTCCTAGTGTTTATGTCATCTGA
- the LOC131650047 gene encoding uncharacterized protein LOC131650047: MDEAIANSFWKSLDISFSFSNSVGRSGGLITLWRNDCMSVLNSFKGDGFLGIKVRWKDNLYYVVNVYSSCDLNKKKSMWDELLELKKILLDGEWILGGDFNAIKNGKERRGRRAMLNKREAELFSEFIFKSALVDVPCKGKNFSWFSGDEWKSLKVEGRGDFILKEKLGIPGHIAVDSVHAADIMSLRRSLSAFDGWEEGKDSVVWLGNSEKEFSVASCYELYKKLLIPYGPPIKNAKAFGLLWVMEVPYKIKTFGWRLLHNRLPMKDLLVMREVEDALKDFNDLDIEGEDCDMVDGSNLASRRSLASSRVWNSIYFKESVLRQKARCLWLSEGDLNSHFFHKAIKHRVRRNSLLGLNSPNGWIDKVDLVKEEVWSHFEQRFSEYLFSRSLMDGILFTSLLRVDAHILAFVNEFHAFASLPKAVTYSFLALIPKVDIPTSLDDYIPICLFGSIWGLVVNEVLDYAKIFKKSFMMVKVDFEKAYDCVSWDFLRYLLRRMCFGEKWRSWMEALIFNISMSILVNGSTTRDFLVSRGLCQGDLKD, from the exons ATGGACGAAGCTATTGCTAATAGTTTTTGGAAATCCTTGGATATTAGTTTTTCTTTCTCTAATTCGGTGGGAAGATCAGGGGGTTTGATAACTTTGTGGAGGAACGATTGTATGTCGGTGTTGAATAGTTTTAAGGGTGATGGCTTTTTGGGTATTAAAGTGAGGTGGAAGGATAATCTTTATTATGTGGTGAATGTTTATTCTTCGTGCGATCTCAATAAGAAGAAATCTATGTGGGATGAGTTgttagaattgaagaagattttgCTTGATGGAGAGTGGATCTTGGGAGGTGACTTCAATGCTATCAAGAATGGTAAAGAGAGGAGAGGTAGGAGGGCCATGTTGAATAAGAGAGAAGCAGAGTTATTTTCAGAATTTATTTTCAAAAGTGCTTTGGTGGACGTTCCTTGTAAAGGaaaaaatttctcttggtttAGCGGAGATG AGTGGAAAAGTTTGAAGGTGGAAGGAAGAGGAGACTTTATTCTTAAGGAAAAACTTGGGATACCCGGTCACATCGCAGTGGACTCGGTTCATGCGGCGGACATCATGTCTTTGAGGAGGAGTTTATCGGCATTTGATGGGTGGGAGGAGGGAAAAGATTCCGTGGTGTGGTTGGGAAACTCGGAGAAAGAGTTTTCGGTAGCTTCTTGTTATGAATTGTATAAGAAATTACTTATTCCATACGGCCCTCCTATAAAAAATGCGAAAGCTTTTGGCCTTTTGTGGGTGATGGAAGTGCCTTACAAGATAAAGACTTTTGGATGGAGACTTCTTCACAATAGGCTTCCGATGAAAGATCTTTTGGTGATGAGAG AGGTGGAGGATGCGTTAAAGGACTTTAACGATCTTGATATTGAAGGGGAAGATTGTGATATGGTGGATGGGTCGAATCTTGCTTCAAGAAGGTCGTTGGCCTCTTCTAGGGTGTGGAATTCGATTTACTTCAAAGAGAGTGTTCTTCGGCAGAAAGCTAGATGTTTATGGCTTTCAGAAGGAGACTTAAATTCTCATTTTTTTCACAAAGCAATCAAACATCGAGTTAGGAGAAATTCGTTGTTGGGGCTGAATTCACCTAATGGGTGGATTGATAAGGTGGATTTGGTCAAAGAGGAGGTTTGGTCTCACTTTGAACAAAGGTTTTCGGAATATTTGTTCTCAAGATCTCTCATGGATGGGATTCTCTTCACGTCTCTCTTGAGGGTGGATGCTC ATATTCTTGCTTTCGTTAATGAGTTTCATGCTTTTGCTTCTTTGCCCAAAGCGGTTACTTATTCATTTTTGGCTTTGATTCCCAAGGTGGATATTCCAACTTCTTTGGATGACTATATACCGATTTGCCTCTTTGGAAGCAT TTGGGGGTTGGTGGTCAATGAAGTGTTGGATTATGCAAAGATATTCAAGAAGAGTTTTATGATGGTGAAAGTGGATTTCGAGAAGGCTTATGATTGTGTGTCTTGGGACTTTCTGAGATATTTGTTGCGTAGGATGTGTTTCGGAGAGAAATGGAGAAGTTGGATGGAAGcacttatttttaatatttccATGTCGATTCTTGTGAATGGTAGTACGACTAGAGATTTTTTGGTTTCTAGAGGATTGTGTCAAGGAGATTTGAAGGATTAG
- the LOC131646826 gene encoding cytochrome P450 71D8-like, with amino-acid sequence MELHLSYFIIPFFLLFLFHLLSKYFNPKTNKLPPGPKKFPFIGNLHQLALSKKLPHHALRDLAHKYGPLMHLQLGEISTIIVSSPKLAKEVMKTHDVVFANRPKLLSPEIMVYGSKDIVFSPYGDFWRQMRKICVLELLSAKRVQSFSYIREDESIKLIQSIQSSTNSTINLTSRIFTMVSNVIARATFGDKSKDQDEFVELVKKVVELSSGLDIDDLFPSIKPLHMLTGMRSKLEKFHKRVDTIIGNIVRQHQEKRSKGKEDNTIEVEKENLVDVLLRVQQSGDLDVEITTNNIKAVIWDVFVAGTDTTATIIIWTMSELMKNPGARKKVQTELREAFKGKKTIHESDLQDLSYLKLVMKETLRLHPPSPLLVPRESSELTIIDGYEIPKNTKVIINAWAVARDPEYWNDAEMFIPERFDDSDVDFKGNNFEFIPFGAGRRICPGMSFGLASVMLPLALLLYHFNWELPNEMKHEDLDMTEHFGLAVGRKSELYLISNVYAI; translated from the exons ATGGAACTTCATCTTTCCTACTTTATTATTCCCTTTTTTCTATTGTTCTTATTTCATTTGCTATCAAAATATTTCAACCCAAAAACAAACAAATTGCCACCTGGTCCAAAGAAATTTCCTTTCATTGGTAACCTTCATCAACTAGCCTTGTCAAAGAAACTTCCACATCATGCTCTAAGAGACCTTGCTCATAAATATGGACCTTTAATGCATCTACAACTTGGTGAAATTTCTACCATAATTGTATCATCTCCCAAATTGGCAAAAGAAGTCATGAAAACACATGATGTTGTTTTTGCCAATAGGCCAAAACTTCTTTCTCCTGAAATTATGGTTTATGGCTCAAAAGATATTGTGTTTTCTCCATATGGTGATTTTTGGAGACAAATGAGAAAAATATGTGTGTTAGAGCTTTTAAGTGCTAAAAGGGTTCAATCTTTCTCTTATATTAGAGAAGATGAGTCTATAAAGTTGATACAATCAATTCAATCATCAACAAACTCGACAATCAATCTCACTAGTAGAATTTTCACCATGGTGAGTAATGTTATTGCAAGGGCGACGTTTGGTGATAAATCAAAAGATCAAGATGAATTTGTTGAATTGGTTAAAAAGGTTGTAGAATTGTCGAGTGGACTTGATATTGATGATTTGTTTCCTTCAATTAAACCGTTACATATGTTAACCGGGATGAGATCTAAATTAGAAAAATTTCACAAACGCGTAGACACAATCATAGGAAATATTGTTAGACAACACCAAGAAAAGCGATCCAAAGGAAAAGAAGACAACACAATTGAAGTCGAGAAGGAAAATCTCGTGGATGTTCTTTTGAGAGTCCAACAAAGTGGTGACCTTGATGTAGAAATAACAACCAACAACATCAAAGCTGTGATTTGG GATGTATTTGTTGCTGGAACTGATACAACAGCAACAATAATAATATGGACTATGTCTGAACTGATGAAAAACCCTGGGGCGAGAAAAAAAGTACAAACAGAATTAAGAGAAGCATTCAAAGGGAAAAAAACAATACATGAATCTGATCTACAAGATCTATCATATCTAAAGTTGGTAATGAAAGAAACTTTAAGGTTACATCCACCTTCTCCTTTATTGGTCCCTAGAGAAAGCAGTGAATTAACCATCATCGACGGATATGAAATACCAAAAAATACTAAAGTTATTATAAATGCATGGGCTGTGGCAAGAGATCCTGAATATTGGAACGATGCTGAGATGTTTATTCCAGAGAGGTTTGATGATAGCGATGTTGATTTTAAGGGGAATAATTTTGAGTTTATTCCTTTTGGAGCTGGAAGAAGAATATGTCCTGGTATGTCATTTGGTTTGGCTAGTGTTATGCTTCCTTTGGCTTTGTTACTTTATCATTTTAATTGGGAGCTTCCAAATGAGATGAAACATGAAGATTTGGACATGACTGAACATTTTGGATTAGCCGTTGGAAGGAAAAGTGAGTTGTATTTGATTTCTAATGTTTATGCCATCTGA